DNA from Vigna unguiculata cultivar IT97K-499-35 unplaced genomic scaffold, ASM411807v1 contig_471, whole genome shotgun sequence:
cctaattctggagagagaaggagctgccacgtgtcagtctgctATTGCAcggtcaaatggtcaaatctggtcaagcattcaaaagctggtcaaacagtcaactctggtcaaagactggtcaaaggagaggggtttaactgcaaatattgatatttttggatgcctttgcaaaattggactacaaaattgaaaataggctatttagaaaattaatacaaatattatttggtgataatttattagatatctttaaataatttatttatttaattatatcataaattattaaccaactatatttattaaatagtctatatctctccaaatatctttgaatatttatctttatctttattttaaaagatatttgagagattttagcaacagaaaagcccagtccaattcctatataaagagaccaagggagaagtagaaaacaagctcggcacttcggaatttaggaacccttagggggacctaatttctttctctctcttttcttctctctattcttcttttatgcttattttgtattccatggattgctaaacttcttgggttgattccattgtaatttcattatggattttgaggttagaatgaattaatttttttgttctttttattattgttgaggttttaattcatctatgtcttttatctttgaatctcgtaaaaagtaatgattttaaatctatatgcatgttgatcatatgagttcaagggtttttaaatttaattgagactttactttgattttatttagaaactttcatgtgattaaatgagtttttaccaataattgagactttactttggttaaaggtatttactctaatgaaaattaatcgagactttactttgattaattaagctttttatttggtgaggagataaaagaatagacatgattaggcatagtaaatttgattgagactgtactttggttgaatttactgtggataatctaaaagttctcacttttaattgagactgtactttggttaaaagtgagaacgccaacaaattaattgagactttacattgattaatttgtaaatctacaataataattaatcgagcaataatctttagataaccgatgatgaatctattttgaaaaagcaatggaatcaatctattttctttactattgtttttatttctttttatcttttaaattttatttctatctgtgtttatcttaatccccatatttttattattttatttgactaactcttttgtatagaatttataagaactaatttgttaaaaatcaattccgtgttcgttgggagacgactttgggttaccttaccctttctattttgttgactactttcttaataatactgaagttgttatagataagtagtattaatttgatcgcgtcaacgacagcgttatcactcATGTCCCTGAACTTCTCCAGCAAttctacctcttttatcatgagatgtgccgtatgtacagtcttcctactcagagcatctgccaccacatttgccttccccggatgatataggagctcgaagtcataatcTTTCAAGAACTCCACCCACCTCCTCtacctcatgttcagctccttctgttcaaacaagtactttaaacttttatggtcgctgaacacacgaaactgagcaccatgaagataatgcctccaaatcttcaaggcaaaGACTATCGccgccaactccaagtcatgagtggggcagttcctctcatgcaccttgagtTGTCTCGAGGCATATGCCACAACCTTCTTCTCCTGCATCAAAATGCAACCAAGTCCGTGGTGGGAGCCGTCACAGTAGACCTCAAATGGCTTCCCGACATCTGGGATCACTAGTATTGGAGCGCTAGTCAATCTTCTCTTCAACTCCTGGAAACTTTCCTCGCACTTATTtgtccaagtgaagggttggtccttccgagtaagcAGTGTCAGGGGTGCCACTattttggagaatccctctatgaacctcctataGTAGCTCGCTAActccacaaagctcctgatctctgtggccgaCTTAGAACTTTTCCACTTTACCGCTGCCTTAACCTTCGCTGCGTTCACTGCAATCCCCttggcggatatcacatgccccaaaaactgaacctcatccatccagaattcgcacttggacaacttggcatacaactaTTTCTCTCTcagaacaccaagcaccaacctcaggtgttctgcatgctcctcctgagtcttagaatagataaggatgtcgtctatgaagactacgacaaacttatctaagaagGGTCTGAAAATCCGGTTCATGTAGTTCATGAACACTactggagcattggtcacaccaaaaagCATAACCATGTACTCATAGTGTCCATACCGGGATCGGAAggccgtcttctgcacatcatcagcctttaccaaaatctgacAGTATCCCGACCGCAGGTCTATCTTCGAGAATAGTGACGACCCATGCAGCTGATctatcaagtcatcaattctcgggagcggatacttattcttgatcgtcatcttgttcagttgcctgtagtCTACATACAGgcgtgaactcccatccttcttctttaccaacaacactggtgctccccacggcgaagtgctgggtcggatAAACTGCTTCACCATCAGTTCCGCTATCTGTTTCTTAAGTTCCACCAACTCTGCCAAAGCCATGCGGTATGGAGCCATCGATACCGGACCTGTCCCTGATACtaggtcaatagagaactccacctcccTATTGGGAGGTAACCCAGGTACTTCATCCGTAAACACGTCCTCAAACTGATGCACCACAGGTATAATTGATGGTCCCTCTCTTTCCTCCACTTCCATACGGGCGAAGATTATGAAGCATTGCGCGCCAGActgaatctccctcaccaccCCCTGAGGAGACACCAACTCGAGCTCCTCTGAAtcgggaaacaacaacctcttctcTCGGCAGTCTATAAGGATGCGGTTTGTAGAGAGTCAATCCATCCCTAGGATCACTTCCAACGTCTTGGAGAGGCAGACATATTAGATTCACCCTATATCTGCGTCCTTCCACCTCGACAggacacctagcacacaaggacgatgtCCTGACCAAACTCGATGCCGGAGTAGATACCACAAGTTCACACTACAACTCATACACCGATAGACccaaaggagtgtgtcgctccagaatcatataacaAGCAGCATCTCATCCTAGAAATTACACAATAACCCATAAcgaggttacctgaacctgctgCCTCTGCTCTGGTCATGGCGTAGACTAtgcccgtcgcctgaggcctgttgcctttATCTCTCCGCTGGTGCTGGTGAggagtctgaactggagggcgtgtcgcTGCCCTAACAAGAGTGGgacaatccttcccaaagtggccatctttgccacagttgttgcatctACGGTAACCCTCTATGCATGGGAAGCGCTCCTCAGGTGTGGGCCCCCACATATGTAACACTACACTTGACCCTGCTGGggaggaagacccctagacccctgagGCTGATGGGGAGGTCTGTCatatggtctcctccgctcGTCGTATCTaggcttggacccagatggtcaaCCAATCCTCTGAGGGTGCTGGGGCCGCTAACCCTCtacctcattcttcatcttctccatcaccttGGCCTTTTCCACTAGAGCGGCAAAATCCTGAATGGATATGGGTgctaccatcaagcgaatatctCCCCTGAGGCCGTTCTCGAATTTCCAACAactccactcctcatcgagtggCAAGGTATAAAAGCGGCTGaggtgcttgaacttctcagcatagTCGGTCAcggtcttccctccctgggtaaattggaggaattccacctccttggcatatCGAATGCTGTCTGGGAAATATTCCGAGAGGAATTTCCCCCTAAAGGCCTCCTACGTCACCGGCTCGCctctctcctccatgatggatttgGTACTGGTCCACCAGTGCTCAGCCTCCCCGGTGAGCATGTATACTGTGAAAGC
Protein-coding regions in this window:
- the LOC114172022 gene encoding uncharacterized protein LOC114172022, which translates into the protein MEAARVAAEDVHRQHMEAFRQLEENRFNWKTSPDAADQWLKDLERIFDAKTCPAENKLAFTVYMLTGEAEHWWTNSIRYAKEVEFLQFTQGGKTVTDYAEKFKHLSRFYTLPLDEEWSCWKFENGLRGDIRLMVAPISIQDFAALVEKAKVMEKMKNEVEG